A genomic stretch from Candidatus Poribacteria bacterium includes:
- a CDS encoding amino acid ABC transporter permease, whose translation MEERELTQEIKPPTHTKGPARWLKDNLFNSWYNVLLSCLALVVLFFAFKGLLTWALTEAKWGVIPANLQLFGIGAYPREQIWRVWSVIYILCVFVGLSAGVWGGLALRFAVVLGGIWFIGALLSFELSTRGWFLGAVAITAASFFLGRGRTELRPWILGGWLLSFPLIMIVLRGFGENGVLTSNWGGLLLTLILAVVGIVVSFPLGVFLALCRQSNLPVIRWVSTAYIEMVRGVPLITILFMGSILIPIFMPGFDINQVLRMMIGITFFSAAYMAENVRGGLQGIPRGQHEAAQAIGLNYAQTMLLIVLPQALRSVIPAIVGQFIALFKDTSLVAIIGLIDLLGVARSVIANPDWFGLQAEVYLFAAIIYFVFSYSMSYGSQEIEDALRVGEI comes from the coding sequence CTGTTGAGTTGCTTGGCGCTTGTGGTCCTTTTCTTTGCTTTTAAGGGGCTTTTGACGTGGGCCCTCACAGAAGCGAAGTGGGGCGTTATTCCGGCGAACCTTCAGCTCTTTGGCATCGGGGCTTATCCACGGGAACAGATATGGCGCGTATGGAGTGTGATTTATATTTTGTGTGTGTTTGTGGGTTTGAGTGCCGGGGTGTGGGGTGGTTTGGCGCTCCGATTTGCCGTTGTGCTTGGGGGTATTTGGTTCATCGGTGCGCTGCTCTCCTTTGAACTCTCGACGCGAGGGTGGTTTTTAGGCGCGGTCGCCATAACAGCAGCCTCTTTTTTCCTTGGACGTGGCAGAACAGAGTTACGCCCTTGGATTTTGGGGGGTTGGTTGCTCTCCTTTCCCTTGATAATGATAGTGTTACGCGGGTTCGGGGAGAATGGTGTTCTCACAAGCAATTGGGGTGGCCTTCTATTGACCCTGATTTTAGCGGTCGTAGGTATCGTCGTCTCTTTTCCGCTTGGTGTGTTTTTAGCACTCTGCCGTCAGAGCAATCTTCCTGTTATCCGATGGGTTTCAACGGCTTATATTGAGATGGTTCGCGGTGTGCCGTTGATAACAATCCTATTCATGGGGAGTATCTTGATACCGATCTTCATGCCGGGTTTTGATATTAACCAGGTTTTACGGATGATGATCGGAATCACTTTCTTCTCTGCCGCCTACATGGCGGAGAACGTTCGTGGGGGACTCCAAGGGATACCTCGCGGACAACACGAAGCTGCACAAGCAATCGGACTTAACTACGCGCAAACAATGCTGTTGATCGTCTTACCGCAAGCACTCCGATCGGTCATTCCAGCGATTGTTGGACAATTCATCGCGTTGTTTAAGGACACATCCTTAGTTGCTATCATTGGGCTTATCGACCTTTTAGGGGTCGCCAGAAGCGTTATCGCCAATCCAGACTGGTTCGGACTGCAAGCCGAGGTCTATCTGTTCGCGGCAATTATCTATTTCGTTTTCAGTTATTCCATGTCCTACGGCAGCCAGGAAATTGAGGACGCGCTCCGTGTTGGGGAAATTTGA